The genomic stretch GGAGAGGCCCTCTGTTAAGCATTATACCTAAAGGGGGCAATATTCATTTTTGCTGTGCTCTTGTAAATTATTTCACGCATATCTGCTGTGCTGGTAGTGGCAGCTGTCACGTGTTTGTAACTGTATTTCTGAATTTTTATAATTGTTAATTTCTTGTCTTTCAGTTGTTGAACATGCTTATCAGATTGCAAATGCAATTCAGAAGCGTGAACTTTTGATGGAGCTATATTCAAAGGAGCTACAGTTATTCAAAGACTTCGCAAATATGAAAGAGACTAAGTGAGTTTCATTCTGGAATAGTAAAAATATATTGGCTGCTGGTTATGTGCGTGGGTTTAGCGTACTCTCACTGTACTTGAGTCATAAGTAGTCGTCACTATTCAAATCTTCTTTCTCAAGTGAATGTTAAATAAAGTAGAATATTTTAGATTGAACTGAAGGATACTGTGTAATAGTAATATATGAATATATCGACCAAATGGCGAAATTGAATCCATTGAACTGTGTAGACAACTTATAAGTAGAAAAGTTTACTAACTTGATCACGCACTGACAGCCTGACATATTAGGTAATGGCCCTAATATGTGTGACCCTTGGGCCTTGGCTGAATATGTAATGTCTCCCCTTCAATGCTAGTTAAATTAAATGGTGTCTGTAGCTTGGATTTCTTTGATCATCACATATGCATAATGAAATTGGCTCTCATATTGGTTTGCAGCTTGTAAAACATGAGCCTTAGTCTTGAGATCTTTATCTGTAGTCGAGTACATGTATTAAATTATTGTTCAGTACTATGCTGAATATAAAATACCTTTAGATAGGTAAACGAGATTCTTATACGGATGCTAATTTGTAGCTGAGTACATGTATTAAATTATTGTTCAGTACTATACTGATTACGTATATATGTTTCCTACCTACGGATAGGTGAATGAGATTCTTATACGGATATTCCATTGTGCTTACAGGATAGTGGACTTAATTTCTAAGTTAGGCCTGAGAAAATCAAGTGTTTGCCGTCATATGACTGGTGTCCTGCAATCAATCTGGGAGAAGGGAATAGTTGATCATTCAATTGTTCACAAAGCCTTCATTGAGTACCTGAGCATTGCTGATAAGGTAGTTTCTAGTTCACCTCAACCTTGTTGACGAGTCTTATGCTTTTACTTTTTTGTTCTTCAGAGTGTTTTTCTGCTTCTTGTATTGCTTTTTTCCTAACTAAGTTTGTGCAGATGTCTGCAGAAGAGGTTGTTAAACAGCTTTCTGGACCACTCCTTGTTCGAATTATACATACAAGGGATGGGTCAAGAATCGGTATGCTTTGTGTCAAGCATGGTGGTGCTAAGGTTTGTTTAACTTAATTCTCGTAATCAATTCAAGGAATCTAATGGAATACAGACACCACTGTATCAGATAAAAGTCATAAAActaactttttaatgcacatatgcATTTTTACTCTATTGCTGTAGGAAAGGAAGAAACTTCTTAAGGCAATGAAAGAACACATGGGCAAGATTATCCATGATAATTGTGGAACCTTGGTATGTACTTTACGTACTTTATGCTTTTATTAGTTCATGTCTAATTGTCTATATTTCTTATATCAAATAAATTATCTTTAATTTCATGGCACATCTTGACATCTACAAATTCCAAAATCTATTTAACTATGTTAGGCAGTACAGAGTACTGTATTtattttacttttgttttgaaaTTTTAATTACTGCTTACCAATAACCTTATCTAAAGAGAGATAGTTAGACACCCTAACCTACTTTATCTTTTCAGGTGCTGGTGTCTATTCTATCTAACGTTGATGACACAAAACTAGTCACCAAGGTTTGTCCGATTCTTCTTCTGTTTCCCCCCTCCTTAGTGTATATTTCTATTCGAGGATTCAGAAGGCCAAAGACTTTACATTATCAGTCCGTATAAGGGTCCTTGGTTTGTGGTTTCTCATTAACTGTTAAATGATTTACCTTTTGTTCATGATTTATGTTTGCCTCAAACAGGTTCTCATTCGTGCGCTACAGTCAAACTTGAAGGAAATCATCTTGGACAAGGTATATTACTCAATACTTTTCGTTTATCAGTATACATGTAATGGGTAGGATGGTTAACAAAAGAGTAGCTTCCTAGGCCGTGTCCCTTGCCAGGGTTAGAACCAAACCTGATGACGGTGATTCCACGGGAGTGCAGGACCAAGCACCTTTTGCCCTATTAGGAACCAAGCCACAGCTGCATCATTTTCTTTTATGGATTATTGTTAGCATTCAAGCTACACCTAATCATGGAATCCTTGTATATTTTTTCTTTTGTGATACAGAGTGCGAGACGTCCATTGTTACAATTGCTACAACCATACTGTCAGCGATATATTAGTCCTGATGATTTGGCCTGTTTGAATGCTGTAATTCCTTCTCTTTGCTCGAAGGCAAGTCAATTATCGAGCATTTTTTTTGGAATGTTTTTGGTTTGGCTTTGGTTGGTCGTGCGTTCACTATAATTCCTTAGTATATTTTCCAACAGGTTCAGAAAGAATCTTGTgacgatgatggtgatgatgacatgccgGTAAAACTTACCAATAATAACGAAGATGATTTGAAGAAAGCTGAGTCCGATGACGAAACACCTCCTTGGGAGGCCGATGAAAGCATGGAACCTGAAGAAGATACCCCATTGGCAGAGGGAGGTAAAAAGGATCCTTTACTTCGGAGGCAAGAATTGCTTGTGACAAGTGGGCTTGCTGAGGtttgttgtctttttttttttttttttttttttttttttggaaaattctCTCATATTATTTCCTATCTTATGTTTTTCTTGTGCTAGTTAACTCGACATTTTGTGATCTCATATTTCTGGAAGGATATGTACTTATATATTGTTTTTTCGATGCGTCGACGAGTCTTGTTGACGTATGCATTGAAAGTCGAGAAGAATTGCTGAAGTCAAATTTCGGAAAAGATGTTGTTTATGAGGTAATTTAGCATTTTAGcacttcattttattttctttccaTATAAATCCACTCGTTATTTTTCTATATTTATATTTTTTACTTTATCCTTGTTCTTCACATAGTTTACATCTTTACAAATAGGgttttttgtcagaaactaccttttatttagggtcatttgtgaacaactacctttcattttatttttggctttcaactacctttcatttattcattttgcGAATGACTACCAAAAATCCACTTCCTGCGAAAAAAAATCAACTTTCCAGCGAGAGAAAGAAGGTACTTTAATATGACTTAGATGGACAATAGGTTGATGAATCATGAGTAGTCAAGGTTGTTAAAATGTAAGGGTGAAGGTGAAAATGGTAGTAAAGGTGACGACGGAGATGGAGATGTTGATTGAGCTGGTTGAATAATGGTTATGCGTTGATATTGCTTTGAACAAACTTTTGATAAGGTGTTGGGCAGGAGAGGAGCTTTTTTGGATTTTGTTGGGTGAACAAAGGGAGAAATATGGGTTATATGTGtg from Silene latifolia isolate original U9 population chromosome 5, ASM4854445v1, whole genome shotgun sequence encodes the following:
- the LOC141657121 gene encoding pumilio homolog 24 — translated: MAPKDEALKSNKRKRVGGDKGAKPTQELKKKSKLIKSIKPDSSKKESKVSAKHDNKKEKKQEKLIKPASSKPEPLKKIQDISAKDEKSKKEMRLLAKERTEVRKKRRKPHYTLEQELSLLWEKMRRRNIAKEERSTFVTEALQKMKGKIPEIASSHISSRVLQTCVKYCSDAERDLVYEELRPHMLTLSLSTYAVHLVTKMFDNASKSQLPGLISLLHGNVARLLRHSVGSIVVEHAYQIANAIQKRELLMELYSKELQLFKDFANMKETKIVDLISKLGLRKSSVCRHMTGVLQSIWEKGIVDHSIVHKAFIEYLSIADKMSAEEVVKQLSGPLLVRIIHTRDGSRIGMLCVKHGGAKERKKLLKAMKEHMGKIIHDNCGTLVLVSILSNVDDTKLVTKVLIRALQSNLKEIILDKSARRPLLQLLQPYCQRYISPDDLACLNAVIPSLCSKVQKESCDDDGDDDMPVKLTNNNEDDLKKAESDDETPPWEADESMEPEEDTPLAEGGKKDPLLRRQELLVTSGLAESLVDVCIESREELLKSNFGKDVVYEVI